A region from the Gymnogyps californianus isolate 813 chromosome 14, ASM1813914v2, whole genome shotgun sequence genome encodes:
- the WNT8A gene encoding protein Wnt-8a → MKRSTFLILSIAGVYSAILHAGAWSVNNFLMTGPKAYLTYSSSVAAGAHSGMEECKFQFGWERWNCPESALQLSTHNRLRSATRETSFVHAISSAGVMYTLTRNCSMGDFESCGCDDSRNGRVGGRGWVWGGCSDNVEFGERISKLFVDALETGHDTRALINLHNNEVGRLAVKATMKRACKCHGVSGSCSIQTCWLQLAEFREIGNYLKIKYDQAHKLEMDKRRMRAGNSADSRGATAETFHHVHATELVFLEDSPDYCTRNASLGHHGTEGRECLQTGKNLSQWEKRSCRRLCTECGLRVEERRTEVVASCNCKFHWCCTVRCEQCRQLVAKHFCARRDTAAAAAAPNHIKRRNKGHKR, encoded by the exons ATGAAGAGAAGCAccttcctcatcctctccaTCGCAGGGGTCTACAGTGCCATCCTCCACGCAGGAGCATG gtCTGTGAATAACTTTCTGATGACAGGACCTAAG GCTTACCTGACGTACTCCAGCAGCGTGGCGGCCGGGGCGCACAGCGGGATGGAGGAGTGCAAATTCCAGTTCGGGTGGGAGCGCTGGAACTGCCCCGAGAGCGCCCTGCAGCTCTCCACCCACAACCGGCTCCGCAGCG ctaCCCGGGAAACATCCTTTGTACACGCCATCAGCTCGGCCGGCGTCATGTACACCCTCACCAGGAACTGCAGCATGGGAGACTTTGAGAGCTGCGGCTGCGACGACTCCAGGAACGGCCGCGTCG GTGGCCGAGGCTGGGTCTGGGGAGGATGCAGCGACAACGTGGAGTTTGGGGAGAGGATTTCCAAGCTCTTTGTGGATGCTTTGGAAACAGGACACGATACCCGCGCGCTGATTAACCTGCACAACAATGAAGTCGGGAGACTT GCCGTGAAAGCCACGATGAAGCGAGCCTGCAAGTGCCACGGGGTGTCGGGCAGCTGCAGCATCCAGACCTGCTGGCTTCAGCTTGCCGAGTTTCGCGAGATTGGGAACTACCTGAAGATAAAATACGACCAAGCCCACAAGCTGGAGATGGACAAGAGGCGGATGAGAGCCGGCAACAGTGCCGACAGCCGCGGGGCCACAGCGGAGACCTTCCACCACGTCCACGCCACGGAGCTCGTCTTCCTGGAGGACTCTCCCGACTACTGCACGAGGAACGCCAGCCTGGGCCACCACGGCACCGAGGGCCGCGAGTGCCTGCAGACCGGCAAGAACCTCTCGcagtgggagaagaggagctgcCGGCGGCTGTGCACGGAGTGCGGCCTCCGCGTGGAGGAGAGGAGGACGGAGGTGGTGGCCAGCTGCAACTGCAAGTTCCACTGGTGCTGCACGGTGCGGTGCGAGCAGTGCCGGCAGCTGGTGGCCAAGCACTTCTGCGCCCGCCGCGAcaccgccgccgctgccgccgcccccaACCACATCAAGCGGAGGAACAAGGGCCATAAGAGATAG